ATACGAGCAATATAACACGGTTTCAAACAAATTATAGTTTGTATTTTCCTTCAAAGATGCCTATGGAGCATATCCTGAATACCAGATAAAAATATCTTAGATTCATAGCCCTATATGCACATAGGATTAGGGGTGTTATCGCTAGAAATAAAATCCTTAATTATTGATGTATTGCCCTTGTAAAAATATCAATAATTAAGCCAGAATATATTTGCCATGTCCGAAAATTAGGCTGAAAAAGATGAAGTCTTCAGTAAAGCATCGCGCGTCAGATAGATTAATCTGACGTTGTTGATGCCTTTGCTGCCATCTGGCAAATCAATAAAATTGGCATCAGCTTTTAGTCAGAAATTGGCTAAAAGTTGAGGATGCTTTTGTAATTGAATTGCCAATTTTTTAGCCTAATTAAACTATCCATCCCGTTAATGCCATGAAGAATATTTCTAGATTATCTAAAGCTGTGTTAGCTTTCAGTTTTGGAATGTTGCTGCTGCCTATTTCCAAAACCTATGCCGTTGATGCCAGTACTACGTATAATCAAACGAGTGTTGGCGCAGCAACTTATTATTTCACCGTCGCTATACCTGCTGGGGCGAAACCCCTACAACAAGTGACGCTGACACAGATTCAAGGCGGCGAAAATATAGAGTTTGATGCTAAACATAGTAGCGCTTTTGTCGGAAGCAGCGATCGCACAGGCGAAAATCTCCCAGTTTCCTTGGTAAAGAACCCAAATCAAGACGGTTCAGTCACAGTTCAATTCGCGCAGCCTTTACCAGCAGGGAAAACAGTAACCATTGCACTCAAGCCGTACCGTAATCCTGATTACGATGGGGTTTATTTATTCCATCTCAAGGCTGCTCCCGCCAACCAGAATACAGAAGGTCAATCTCTCGGTGTAGCTCGTTTACAATTTTACCCCAACTACTAGAGAATTGACTGACCAATTAGTCTAGACAAATCTGATTACCAAATTTGCGATCTTTTGAAAGTACACCTTTACTCAGGTGTACTTTTTGTCTATTTGTAGGTACTTTTCATAATTTTTTATCGACTTGCTATCTATAGATATGTATGTCATAATCAAAAGTTGATTTTGTTAAATACTGTTTATCTATCGATTTATAGTATTTTATTCTGCAAATATGATTTGGAAAGTCGCTCGTGTACGCTTTCCACGTACTTTAAGTGAAATAAAGCAGAATTATGACAATAGCAACTACTTTTGTTGAGCAAAATACAATTCGTCGCCGGGGTACTGGTTTAAAAGCATATAATCCTGAAAAAGCTTTTTTAGGATACACGCTTTTTACACCCCTAACGGGTAAAGGCGAAGTCTACTTAATTAACTTGGAAGGAAAAGTAGTACATGAATGGCAACTACCATATCCTCCAGGTTTATACGGCTATATATTACCTAATGGCAACCTCTTCTATAACGGTAAAACAGCAGAAATTCCGCCACGATTTCCTGTATGGTCTTTATTTAAAGGTGGCGTAGTTTTAGAAGTAGATCCGCAAGGCGAAATCGTTTGGGAATACCATCATCCAGACCACCATCATGATGGCCGTCGGTTGCGTAATAGCAACACAATTTTATTAGCTTTAGAAAAGATACCAAAATCTTTAGTTCCTCAAATTAAAGGTGGCGTACCTGGTACAGAAGTAGATGGTGATATCTATGCTGATGTGATTCATGAAGTCACTCCAGAAGGTGAAATAATTTGGAGTTGGCACGCATACGAACATCTCGACCCTGAAAAATATGTAATTACCAAACAAGACCAACGTCATGAATGGACACATGGCAACACAGTTGGAGAACTTGCAGATGGTAATATTATTTTAAGTTTCCGTAATATTTCAACTGTAGTTATTGTTGAACGCCAAACAGGAAAGATTATCTGGGAATTAGGAGATGATATTCTGGCTCAACAACATTTTCCTAATGAATTACCTAACGGTAACTTGCTAATTTTTGATAATGGCGCACATCGACAAAAAGTAGCTTTGAATTTCTCCCGCGTTATTGAAGTGAACCGAGAAACAAAGGAGATAGTTTGGCAATACACTGATAACCCACCACATAACTTTTTCAGTTCTTACATTTCCGGCGCGCAACGCTTACCTAATGGTAATACTTTAATTACTGAGGGGGCTTTTGGTCGAATTTTTGAAGTCACAGCAACAGGAGAGGTTGTTTGGGAATATATTAATCCCTACTTTGCGCCTCAAAATGCTCCTGGTGAATCAGCATTAGTAGCAAAGGGAGAACAAAATTCAGTCTTTCGCGCTTTTCGTTATGCGCCGGAAGAAGTACCTTGGTTAAGCTAATTCGGAATAAAAATAAGAGAGATAAGGGAGACATTACCTTTTCTCTCTTTTACTAAATTGCAGAGGTAAAATATGGCAGAGATTACAATCTACAGTGCAGTTGTTTGCCCATTTGCCCATCGTTCGCGGTTAGTACTTTTAGAAAAAGGTATTGACTTTGACTTAGTAGAAATTGATTTGCAAAATAAGCCAGCCAATTTTACAGATATTTCACCTTATAGCAAAGTGCCAGTAATTAAACATGGCAATGAGCGAGTTTGGGAATCGGCAATTATTAATGAATATTTGGATGAAGTCTTTCCTCAACCATCTTTATTACCTAAAGATGCTATTAGCAAAGCCCAAGCCAGAATTTGGATTGATTTTGCTAATACTAGATTTGTTCCAGCTTTCTCTAGTTTGTTGCGTTCTTTAGATTCCCAAAAACAAAAAGAAGCTGCTCAAGAACTAGAACAGCATTTACGCTTTATTGAAAACGAAGCTTTGGCAAAATTATCAGATAATGGCCCTTATTGGTTTGGAGAAGCTATCAGCTTAGTTGACCTAACATTCTATCCTTGGTTTGAGCGTTGGGCTGCAATTGAACAGTATCGCGGATTTAAATTACCTGCGGAATTAACGAGAATTCAAAAATGGTGGGATGCGGTAAGTCAACGGGAATCTGTAAAAGCGATCGCCAACTCCCCAAAATTCTATTTAGAACGCTATGCTAGATTTGCCCCACTTCCATTTAAAAAAGTCAGTGAGGAATTAAGTTCTGCTGGACAAATCACTCCCGAACAATTACAGCAAGCTGCAAAGCAAGGATTTCAATCAGTTTTAAATCTGCGTTCTCCTGACGAACAAGGTTTTTTCAATGACGAACAACAGCACGCCCAAGCAGCAGGATTAAATTATGCGAACATCCCAATTAATCCTGCACAAGCGAATCAAGAATTGGTAGAAAAAGCAATTTGGGAAATAGACAATTTACCTAAACCGATATTAGTTCATTGTGCAGCAGGTGCAAGAGCAACAGCCATCGCTTTAATTGCTAATGCTAGCCAACAACAACTCACACCAGAAGAAATCAAACTGAAAGCCCAGGAACTTGGTTTAAATTTAGATCAGCCGCATTTAAAACAATTCCTGCAACAAAATTAGATTGTAGGGTGGGCAATGCCCACCCTACAAATTTATTATTAATAACCAGCATCCTTATCTACGACATTCCGTAGAGGTTGACCGTTGTAATAGCGTGTAAAATTATCGAGAAAAAGTGCGATCGCACGCTCTTTGGTTTTGGGAGAATGTCCAGAAAAGTGGGGTGTAATAAAAATATTCGGTTGAGTCCACAAAGGACTTTCTGGAGGTAGCGGTTCTGTAAATACTGTATCTAAAGCTGCACCAGCAATTTTACCTGCTTGCAACGCATCTATTAGTGCGGGTTCATCAACAATCGCACCACGTGCAATATTAATTAGATACGCATCGGGACGCATGAGACTGAAGACTTCTGCATCAATTAATCCCTTAGTTTCTCTAGTTAGAGGAGTGGCAATTACAACATAATGAGCTTCGCTTAGAAGTGGTTTCCATTCATTAGCACCCACTACTTTATCAAAGTTGGGTAATGGTTGCGGATGACGACGACTACCATAAATATTTAACCCAAAACCTTTAGCGCGCTTGGCAATTTCTTGCCCAATTCCACCCGCGCCAATAATTAATAATGTTTTATCTTGCAGTTCTTCAGTTCTTAAACCTCGTTGCCAACTTTTTTGAGCTTGTAACTCATACAATTTCTGAAAATTCTTAGCGTAAGATAAAATATAACCAATGACAAATTCGGCCATAGGAATTGCATGAAGTCCCGCACCATTTGTCAAAATGATTTCCCGTTCTAAATATTGTGGTGTGAGGATGTTATTTACACCTGCATTTGTTGCTTGATGCCAACGCAATTTAGGCGCTGCTTCTAAAACCTTCTGTAAAGTTGTCGGTTTGATATAATACAACCAACTAAAATATACTTCTGCATCTGTAGCATCGCCATCAATATTGCCATCAACATCTGCCCTAACAAATTTTGTATCTTGAGGTAGATGCGGCTGAATCTCATTAGCAACTTCTATCGGTAGAATTAGCTTCACGATTCCCTACTCCTTTAATATGTTGAGTGTAATAGAGCAATACGCGATCGCTATTACAACAATTTTCACTTATTTAAACCGCAGCCTAAAGTCTGAAAATACCTTTAATTTTGAATTGTTATTTTTTTGACTGTGTGACAAACCAATCATTCAATTTAAAATCAGACTCAGCTAATTTCTGCGAGATTAAAAATTTTTTCGTGCCTTCTAAAAGTTGCACTCCTCGATCTGGCAAAGGTTCTACTGGGAATTGAGTAATAGGGAAAGAGGCTTTAACTACATCAAGAGGATATCCTGAAACATCAGCATGAAATTTGTAGTAAGCTTCTGAGTTTGCTTGAATATCTTTGACAGCAGCTTGTTTAATTTGATTCCATTTTTGAGGAAAATCTGGATGTTTAGCCAGAAAAGCTTCTGTAGCTACAGTGACGCTTGTACCTGGTAAATCTGGATGTTTAACCGCTTCATCAATTACCGGATACCCTTTTGCTTCTAACAGCGGCCCCGTACCAGTGGATGCAGCAATTGCAGCCACATCACCTCGTTCTAATGCGGCTTGGGCTTCACTTGGTAGTAAGTGAACAACAGTCACGCGATCGCTAATTCCAGATTTTTGCAACAATCCAATTAAATAGCGATGCATATAAGAACCTTTGGAAGTCGCTACCTTCTGCCCTTTAAGTTCGGCTATAGAACGAGGGCCGTTTTTCTTAGCTACTAACCAAGCATTCATCCCTACTTGTTCTTGCCCAATCAATCGCGTAGGCAGTCCCTTAGCTTTACCAACCAATGCAGGCGTATCACCGTAAATCCCTACATCCACCGCCCCCGAAACTAAGGCTTCATTCAGATTGGGGCCGTTAGGAAAATTCAGCGTCTTGATTTCTGTAATTCCTATTTGCTGTAACTCTGGCAAGAGTTTACCTTGATGTATTGCCCATCCTGCTGGCCCGGTGGGCGTTTTCACCTTACCGTTACTAATAAAACCCAAACGTAAGGTAGTAGTTTTAGCCGCAACTGTAGTTGTGGGATTGGGTACAGCTTGAGAAACAGTCTGCTGAGAACTGCAAGCAGTACTGAGAAATAACAAGCTAGAGACAGCCAGCGTTGATAGTTTAG
The genomic region above belongs to Calothrix sp. NIES-2098 and contains:
- a CDS encoding glutathione S-transferase-like protein — protein: MAEITIYSAVVCPFAHRSRLVLLEKGIDFDLVEIDLQNKPANFTDISPYSKVPVIKHGNERVWESAIINEYLDEVFPQPSLLPKDAISKAQARIWIDFANTRFVPAFSSLLRSLDSQKQKEAAQELEQHLRFIENEALAKLSDNGPYWFGEAISLVDLTFYPWFERWAAIEQYRGFKLPAELTRIQKWWDAVSQRESVKAIANSPKFYLERYARFAPLPFKKVSEELSSAGQITPEQLQQAAKQGFQSVLNLRSPDEQGFFNDEQQHAQAAGLNYANIPINPAQANQELVEKAIWEIDNLPKPILVHCAAGARATAIALIANASQQQLTPEEIKLKAQELGLNLDQPHLKQFLQQN
- a CDS encoding D-isomer specific 2-hydroxyacid dehydrogenase NAD-binding protein, translated to MKLILPIEVANEIQPHLPQDTKFVRADVDGNIDGDATDAEVYFSWLYYIKPTTLQKVLEAAPKLRWHQATNAGVNNILTPQYLEREIILTNGAGLHAIPMAEFVIGYILSYAKNFQKLYELQAQKSWQRGLRTEELQDKTLLIIGAGGIGQEIAKRAKGFGLNIYGSRRHPQPLPNFDKVVGANEWKPLLSEAHYVVIATPLTRETKGLIDAEVFSLMRPDAYLINIARGAIVDEPALIDALQAGKIAGAALDTVFTEPLPPESPLWTQPNIFITPHFSGHSPKTKERAIALFLDNFTRYYNGQPLRNVVDKDAGY
- a CDS encoding aliphatic sulfonates ABC transporter substrate-binding protein, whose amino-acid sequence is MPTSIPSLPKLSTLAVSSLLFLSTACSSQQTVSQAVPNPTTTVAAKTTTLRLGFISNGKVKTPTGPAGWAIHQGKLLPELQQIGITEIKTLNFPNGPNLNEALVSGAVDVGIYGDTPALVGKAKGLPTRLIGQEQVGMNAWLVAKKNGPRSIAELKGQKVATSKGSYMHRYLIGLLQKSGISDRVTVVHLLPSEAQAALERGDVAAIAASTGTGPLLEAKGYPVIDEAVKHPDLPGTSVTVATEAFLAKHPDFPQKWNQIKQAAVKDIQANSEAYYKFHADVSGYPLDVVKASFPITQFPVEPLPDRGVQLLEGTKKFLISQKLAESDFKLNDWFVTQSKK